The stretch of DNA gggtgccggagcctaccccagccaactacgagcaccaggcgggggacaccctgaattggttgccacccAGTCGctgggcacaatgaaacaaaaagacaaacactaACGCTCAAGGGTGGCTAGAGAATTCCAACACTCACCTGATGGTCCCTGCCAACAGAGGATTAAAGGCATAAAGCCAGTCGTGCATCTCTTTGTCATTGTTGGCTTGAAGCAGTATCCCGCGATGCTCGGTGCACACAGCAAACGTGTTTGGAGTCTACGGACCGAAACAAAAACCTCAAGTCAGTCCTGACACTCTCATTCCACCAGGAATCAAGTAGACGCTTTCGTACCCTTAGCAAAGTCTGCTTGTCTTCGCTGTATTCCACCTTGGCTGACGATAGGTTGATGATGGCTCGTTCCACGCTGTCCATCTCGCTGCGATAAAGATAAACGTAGGGCCGGCGGACCACCACGTAGCGTTTCACCCACCCACTTGCGTGGGGTTCCAGAAAGTGGAGGTAACCCTTCTTGGACACGATTGGGCTGTACACGAACATAACGTAACAAGTCATGCGGCCTTTATAACTTGCTTACTATGTGCCTGTTAAGATGGCTTGAGCGCAATTGTGCCGACCTGACTCGTATCTCTTGGATGTCCGGAACAAAGCTACAGCCTTTGAGAGATTTCTTCCTGTCCACAGGGCTGAATGGATCCAAATCAGGGCTGGATGCTCCCGAACTGGGTTCAGTGTGTCTACAAGAAAAATGACATGTTACAAATCACAAAGAAGGTTCACATTTATCCATCCTCATATCAATTTTCTTTTACAGGTTTGAGTGGGTTAGCTTTAAGGGAAATTATCGGAATCTCTAACTAAAAACACGATAAGGGTTGTGATTGCCAACAGACGCCACCAGGTGGAAGCAAGTAAAGATATTGTTTAAATTAGGGGTCGGGAAACTTTTTGAccgagagagccataaactattcatattttcaattgttattcaatgAGAGCTATAGTCGGAATTTACTagtgaagtaaaaatacatgaaaacacgtgcatttttagtcatttcactgcctttaaagtagaaaaagtcccagaattatgttgacaaaattgttaccctgatgctaatcaatgggatgcatgcatacatgcatgcagaaaggtttaattaaaaactggaagattaaagcaactctagacgtagtgtccagattttaacttacagtttagcggagagccattagcacccatcaaaagagccacatgtggctcccgagccataggttccctacccctggtttaaaTGAAACTCCTCAGCTCAGCACAATATTTTGCGGCACAGATATAAGTCAGCTGATTTTAAGCATCTGCCAAAAACAAGTCTCGATAAGAGACCTACAAAAATTTCCATTTCAATCGGATAGGCTGCCATTaagtgatcatgtttcattgccattgataaTAATAGCTGTTGATCCTACCagtttaattggattggattccTATCACCGTCAATTGCATGttgtacaaaaattaaaatctagATCTTTTACATCCGATTCCAATCCCGTGAAAATGACATGAAATCCTTTCTAAAccgaattaaaacaaatgctacatttgaaaaatacacTGTTATACAGACTTGGTAAGTTCCACACCTGATGTCAAAGTGTCCTTCAATCAACGAAGGGCAAGTGGAGGATGGGGTGAGCGTACTGAGCGTGGAAACGGACGCCTCCCTCATCAATGACGCCGAGATCTCGGAGAGCTTTGGAGAAACACAGACAAACATGGAGAGAAACGCACGTGTGGCAATGCAtcacaaacaaacatacacaaagcACACACGCCAGCATTCATGAATTGGTCCATTTTATATCATCGTATTGTCTAAGAGCCCCTTGGGTGCTGTTAAAATGTCCATGCAGGAGTATTATGGAAGGGTAGTAGTAAGCTTAACACCTTCCTATGAATCTGCAAAAGGGTTAGGGACTTTGAAGGACAGGTTGAAGATGCAAGCAATTATTATCACTCACATATGCTAAACCATTACAGGGCTCAAAGTTAACTGCTTCTCGATTGCCTCGGGCAAGTAAAATATTATCACAGGCAAGGTGATGAAGCATACAACATTCCCAATTGGACAgttgcattaaaaaatatattatggggatgccaaatgttttttttgttcaaattgtattATAAGCAATTGTCATAGGTTGCAGTACTATTTCTGGTGAAGACATGTTTTATGTTTCACCTGCTTGGTGTCGTCGTAGCATCCAATTAGGCCACTGCATTTCAaagtggtttatggttattaatCTATGCTAATAACTATTCATTAGTGTCAGGCCAGTCAACCAGACAGTAGCAACAATGCAATGGCTCGGCCTAGGGTAGTAGCAAGTCACTATGGGGGTCCAAAGAGAGTAGTTATAGGGTCCCCTTAACCACAAGAATTGTGTTATTGTATAACTTTTTTGTGCCATATGTTTATGAGACGTTAGTCGATTATGATGAAAATCATTTGTTGTTccaaaataaatagtaaaaggAATTTGTGATTATTTGTGACACTTCAtcatcaattttattttaaaaatctgtttatGTGTGAGGTGTTatattatgttctttctcattCGAGCTGGGTAGGCGGGGTCCTATGACAAAACTGTAGGAACACAGTATGTAAAGACACCTGTCACAATCAGCTGTTGACGGGCTACTGTCTTGATTACTGTTATGTGAATTATATACTTCATAACAGGGCAAATTCAAAtttagttaagaaaaaaatctagcaACTCTAACTTTGCGACCTGTAATGaataagaacaaaataaaacaatggaatACTAAATGATGCTCAGTGAAAATGTGAAATCGTAAAGAAAAACCATTAAAAGATGATAAAAGGAAAAGTAAGATAAGATTTTTTGATGAATAAGCGGATCTAATGGAGAGCTGGGCTTAGTCAAGAAAGGGTTCCAAGGAAttacgggccggattaaagggTTTGGGCAGGGGCTCACCTTGCTCTCACTGGCACTGCTGCTCACCTGGCTGTAGTCCCTGTTGAAGGTGTGCATCAGCAGACGCAGACActgggagagggggggaaaaaaggatggTTACTTATCCCAAAAGAAGACAGAAGAAATAAATTGAGAGGCTGCACCTTGGCAGCCAGCTCCCTCTGCCTCTGGTTGGGGCTATCCAATCCCGGGCTGCTCGCGGGACTATGGCTCAGAACTGGACTTTTGGCAAAGTCGCTGATGTCATTTCCTTTATAGAGAGCATCTTGGCCAGCCAGTAAGGTGGCTTCCAACTTCTCCCTCAGTAACAGGTAATGACGGGTCTTCTCCACCTAAACAACACAAGTTAGATGTATATTATGAATGTGTGGTGTCCTGCAGTGATTGGCTCTTGATTCTCTTTTATTCTTTATATTCTTAAGGCTGGAGTGTATAACAGTGTGTGACTGAATTGGTTATTCAAATCTCCATTTtactgcttttattttaaagcaaTACTCTCTCTTATCTTGATTACAAACACGAATAAGAGAAGAAGGGGGCACTCCTTTTTATCTCAAGAAAAATGAACTATTGGAGTGGACTGTTCATAGGTCAGTCTAATAGATAATGGGTGCTACCTCTCCACCATAGAGTAATCTTTCAAAGTGTATTTATTCACCTCCTGAAGTAAGCTGAGTTTTTCAAGCTCCCATTGGTGGTCCAAAATGAGGCTGTCACTACGAGGCCTCCACCCAGCCAGATTTTCCTCTCCACGTACGTACGCCACAGAGGTGTCCAGCACTCGCCTACGACGTCTCTGCATACCTGAAAACCATGAATGTATTCGTAAATGCAAATTTGCGAACTGGTAAACGCAAGCTCTTACCTGGACTCCCATTGTCAGCAACGTAGCAGAGAGTCACCTCGTAAACTCCGGTGACACGGTTACTGAGTGAGAGCGGTGATATAgattatataaaaacaaattttattaaaaatgtgcaCGTAAGGAAATTGTAAGAATTGTCAACCTCTCGGAAGGCTTGAAGCAGCCGGTACTGAAGAGATTTCGAATGGAACGAGAGGCTCGGAGCTTGGTGTCACGGGAGTAAAAAACCATGCAGAAATCTTTGGTGATGACGGTAGGCTGAGTGCAGTTCTCCATCTGATTAAAAGATGCACAATGCCATTCAAATACatccatttaaatattttcaacaaGATACGTtttaaaacagctaaagaaaaTAGAATGCTTCTTAAAAACACTTGGAATTTAATATAATGTAATGGTCCACAATACTAGTATATGCTGGTCAAAAGGTGctagaaatgtttttgtatcctttttttcagtAGACTGAAGAGATTGTTTTTAGTGAGTGGGGCCAAAGCACTTTGGAAAGGAAGacaacattttctttcaataaTTTTTGGACTATATGTCACACCTGAATATAAGTCACATTGTTAGGGGGAATTGTATTTGATAAAGTCtaaaacaaagaacaaacatgtcatctttaaatgcatttaaagtgataaaaaaataagtgaaataTAGAGGTGACAAGAAGCTGAATAGATATTTTAGCCAAAaagtaattacaatttttagtAAGCCTGTTTCAGTAAGTTAAAGGCGCTTCTACAGGTTTGCCATGGTGACCTCTGTGGGGATAACCCTAAAGTCCAACCACCACCAATGTTGAAATGACCAACATAGGTCTAGAGTGCCCTTGTGGAGTTCACTGTAATCAAAACATgtcaaataatataataatatgtgaatcattttacacataagTCATACTGGAGTATAAATCGTACCCCTTGCCAAACTAAAACATATAAACCTGCGACCTATAATCCGGAGAATACGGTAAAGATTTTCTGACACTTTTTTGCATTGTGTAGGTGCCTGCCTACTACATACTTGTCCATTTTGAGGAGGGAATGAGAATGGCAGGTGACCAATATTACCTCTAGATAGGCCGAGAGGGTTATGTAAATCTTTTCTCCATAGGGCGTAACTCTGTTCAGGAGAAGAGAGTTATGCATGGAGCTGTCCCACGCTGCCTCAAACCGGTAGAAGGTCCTAACATCAGAAAAAGAACAGTCAGTAAATGTTTGAGAAAGACTAAATGAGTCagtcacttggaaaaaaaaatggtaagcgATGAGTCAGACTGATAAAGATATACCTATGATCAACTCCCAAGGAGACGCTGCCATTAGAGAAGAAAGAAATAGGAAATGAAATGTTAAAGGGGAAAATTTGATTCatgcaaaacaaaatttaaaaaaacatagaagtGGCTAATTAGaagattaaatgaataaaaagagcATCTACTCATTGATTTTCTAGCTTAAGTGAGAAAATGAGTCAAGAGGTATGAAATGACTGGCAATATCTGCAATTGTAGTTTGAAGACAGGCAATGAATAAGTATATTTATTTGCGTACTGTAACACATGGAACTGCGCCCTTATTACACATATTTGGATATGTTACATTTACATACTTGTCATCGTGTTTAGGCCAGAAATATCCAGATGAAAGGATGTTCAAGGAGAGGATGTTGGGGTCTATGATGGTTTCATCAGCCTCCGGAGTGTTCCGAATGCGACCTAGTTTTGAACGAATACCAAAATATGAttgaagaaaggaaaaaaaataattgtaaaatccTTGACATGACATTTCTGAGTAAACTCACCAATGACCAGCTCTTTAACCTCCTTCCATTCAATGTCGTTTCCATTTTCATGAGCGATGGTTACTGTGATCCTTCTCTGAATACCCTGTaaagggggggagaaaaaaaaacgtttacttTATCATTACCCTGCCCTCAATATTTTTTCACTCATTGTTTGCCAatgatggcaatagacatccaacccATTCAAAATCAAACTGAGTTAAATTTATTCAAAGTCCTAAATCTGGGAAGGCTTAAATTAATCAATCACATGCACAAATATGCATCctgtcttgtgttttttttcttgaacttTTCAAATCTATTTTAGAAAATGTATAATAGAATGTGTTCCGACCTGATGCAAGAGGTAAGTGCCGTGGCAGGGCATTCCACCTCGATGGTCAACAACAGCTGGGATATAACTAGAGACAGAAAGACGAAAAGTTAAACCTGACAAATGTTGAGTATAGTATGGAGTACCAAAACATTAAGCTGATCCACTGGGCATCGTAAATAAGTAGTATTGAGATCAAACTCACTCTCCGCTGGCTTCCAGCTCACAAATCTCAAAGAAGACCATGAGGTCATATTTAGAATGACAAGGTCCGGCTGCGGAGCGGGTGAGAGTGCTAAGCTTGGTGGCTGgcactaaaataaaacaaaccaaGAAGATTAGCTCATtacattttagcaaaaataCAGAAGGGGAAACAAGTAGGCAAAAGGATCCACTAAAGACTGAAAATAGGAATAATAAtagcataaaattaaaaactgaatacatAAATATCAAGCCCAATGATGTAAAACGGAATTATTTTCCAATGATCTTTTACAGTACACACGTAGTTGTTGGGAATCATTAATTAAAAGATATGAATGGATATACGCGTGACTGATTAGTCAGCAGATATGATAATACAAAGCTCTTGAGTAATTTATGATGCAAAGACAAGTTTTCTCCTGTTTCAGCTTGCTGATAATCATAGTACTTTTTACGCATTAGTAGAAAATCGGGTTGACTATCTGCTGGTTCAGGTCAAAAACCTCTACTATCATGATATAGTTACCTTATGTATGTTGTAAGCGTAACCGCTGTCTACTGAAGGGATGAATTATTAACATTTTACACAACCCAAATGTACATCGAATTTCTAGATCACTTAGGGTGAAGGCTATTGCAACAGATGGGGGGAGACTATGGTTTGGACATGGCCAAAACAATTATACAACAGAAAATGATGACACAATATGCATTTGGATGGTTAAGCAGAGTTAAAagcatttcaattcaaatgattTGGCATCATGGTAGCATTGGAAAGTGTGACTTAAGTAGCTAAAATGTAAAGGTGGCGGACTCAAGATAAGTTTGCTATATTTCTAACTTGATCACTTAAAAAAAGACTGTGCTACTCACCTGGTTTGGACAAAGGCATTACTCTGGGGAACTGCCGTCTTGAAGGTCTCAGTGGACTagaatgcaaaacaaaacaaaaataaacaccatGTGGAAACGTTCCATGCTTCTGTGCATTTCTTGAATCCTGACCTGATTAAATCCTTGCAGAGGGGTGGAAAAGGCTGTTTCTGATAGTGTCCAAACACCTCGAAAACAATTGGTTGGGTCTTAATGTACTCCACGAATGATTTTGTCACCTCCACTGAGATCTAagcaagaaagaaaataattatgttctatataaatatataaataaatatatatatatatatatatatatatatatatatatatatatatatatatatatatatatatatatatatatatatatatatatatatatatatatatatatatatatatatatatatatatatatatatatatatatatatatatatatatatatatatatatatatatatatatatatatatatatatatatatatatatatatatatatagataatatCAATAAGTTTCTTGATCAAATGCTGTTCTTACGTTTTGCACGTGGTAGAAGCCAAGTGGCGGCCCCCTGCCGGTGTTCTTCAGAGGCTCAGTGGAGAACGCTTCATCGTGGCGGTGAATAAAGCTGATGATCAAATATGagaggtttatttatttattctcccACAATCTATAGTAGTTTTCCAGTAGTAGTTTACATCAAGATAACACCATCCAGCCTTTTTTCGGGGAGCAGTAGTGGCTTACTTAGGGTGTCCTCACCTTATTGAAAATTATTTCGCACAAATAGATAGGATTTAACATTGCTGTTCACTCACTTGAACTGGCAGAAGATGTCGGCGTACTCTGCTGAGATGCTGGAGGCCTGCAAGACGGTGACTCTAAAAGTGAAGTTGCTGCCTATCTTCAGGTGGGACAGAGCCTTCTCCGGCGAGAGCTCCAAAGGGAGATCCAGACCATAACCCGAGCTCTTCACGGGACTGGGTGGATTCTCCGGGGAAGCTAGGAGGAACAACGGTAAAGACACATTGGCCTTCCGGTCGACAGAGTGATGGTGCTGCCTCTCACCTTCACATGTGTTATTGTTGACTTCATCAGCAGAGATTCCTATTTCCACATTTTGACCTTCTCCTTCTACAATGCGAAGCTCCTCCTGTGATGTGTTGGAGTGTGAAAGACTGCCTGATGGACAAGACTCGGTCTGGAACTGGAAGaatgggaaaacaaaaatattgagaAATAAGAGCATGAACACAATACATTGCGATTTGGTTGGGTTTTTGTAAGCAGTGTCAATTGCAATTTTCTTCCTGTAAAACAAGTAAGATCCAAGATGTGCATGTTTAATTTCTTAAAATACTAACTTTAACCTTAATAACTTTCAAAATGATAAAACCAATACACTTTTTATACTCTGAATTGGGCACTAATCTATCTTCTATATTTCATATAAAGCACTAGATGAGTTCACCTTCTCAAACTGTTTATCTTCGAAGGAGATCTTGGCCGTGCCTGACTGTCTTACGCCAGAACCGTAATCTGGAGCTTCTTCATCCGCTGCAAAGATGACAAAAGACTTGTAAACAGTCACTTTGTTATGTACCAAATACAAATTCTCTACAAACCACTGACCAGAAATGGCCTGCACCGCCACTCTGAGAAAACCCTTCACTTCACCCTTCTCGCTCACAATGGCCACACGATGGACTAATGGAACTGGATAAAGCAGGTTGCTCAAGTACACAAACGCCCTGTGTAGAAGGACGTAAATTTGATTTAATCAGTACATGTGCAGAGAGTGAGCCTTGTCAGAGAATTGCTACTCGCCTGCCAACTAGACGGAACCATGGAAATCGATCATAGAAGGGGTCCCCGCCAGTAAGAGCCTGGTCGCAGTCCTCTACGGCGCTGCTCGGGAGCTCAGCGGCCCGATCATACATTTCTCTCATCAGGTCCAGTCGCTGCCTGTGCGGGAGAATAAATTCAAGATGGTTTAAATACCTCCAACAATGGCAAACTCTCACTAAACATGGACAACTGACAATATTTACATACCGGAGCTTTTCCAGCGTCCAATAATGAGTAGCTCCATTCTTTTGGTCCTGCACTTCCACGGCAACGATAGTCCGAGGGAACGGTCTCTTCTCCCTCTCCTTGGTCTCGCTGGGAGGTAGCAAGTCGGCAGGCAGGGGAGAGTAGAGCGTGTCTGTCAGAAGTACGAACTGGAACTGCACCTAATGGCATACCAGTCGAAAAAGTGAAGACTGAGTCATCGGCAGAATATGTGCCCATATAGAGATAATAGAGTTGAATTTAGTTAGATGTttctaaaaaatgattttaatcaaAGTTTAAATGATTAGCTGTTTCCCCTACTTTCTTCTTAAGCTCCACACTTATAGCGTTGGCCTCCTTGAGGAAGATAGCGTTGCCCCAAAGCAGATCCCGAAGTGAGGTGAACTGGTAAAAACGCCACTTCCGGAAAGCCCACAGAGCCAGCTCCGTCTCATGCTGGGTCCACGGCACTAGAGGGCAAAAGGAATCAAATATTACGCATTACGTCACCATTACTCACTAACTGCCTTTGACTGCATCCAAAACCAATTGAAATGGGAGAATAGGCAGTAACCAATTGCCACTGTCAATGgctattaaattaattaattatgacCATTGCCAATTGAAGCAGATTGGACatgaaatgaatgttgtttttcaGCAAACTTCACCTTCTTCCTCcggttcttcttcttcctcaggTGACTCCAGGTAGCGAGAGTCTACCTGCTTCTGGAGAGCCTCCAGTTTACTCTCATAATCCTAGAGTAAGAAAACAATTATCCACAATAACAGACAAGAGGGCATGTTATATTCTAACGACATGTTACCAATACAAATTACATGTACTTACCAGCCTTTGTTGCTCAAGCAAGATACTggcttcttctctttctttacGATATTGATCCTCAAGCTCTTGAAGCCTGAAATGGATTTAATGTGATTTATTAGCTTGAAGCCTCTGCAAAGCACCaagatttttattgttgtacaaattggacaattattgattcaaatcctgtacattataaataaaataaatattttataggatggttttgttttagttcccatttgaagaaaatgtagtgTCGGAGGAGGAGCACCATGCCTATGTAATGCATTGCATGATGCCTATGTAATGTCTTATCTTTGCTGTCTATACACCATATCAAAAGTATGCAACCGATCAATCGGAATTGTCACGGCACCTCTGCTCCATCTCCTGCTTCATGTCGATGCCTTGCTTCTCCAGCAGTTCCCTTTGAGCAAACGCCCAGTCGACGGGCTCCACGGGAGTCTCGGCGCACGGCGTCCTCTCGCGCTCCAGCCGAGCCTGCTCGGGGTCGGTGAAGCGGAAAACGTGA from Stigmatopora nigra isolate UIUO_SnigA chromosome 9, RoL_Snig_1.1, whole genome shotgun sequence encodes:
- the kif1ab gene encoding kinesin-like protein KIF1A — its product is MAVASVKVAVRVRPFNSREMAKDSKCIIQMTGNTTTILNPKMPKENKSFNFDYSYWSHTTPEDINYASQMQVYKDIGEEMLLHAFEGYNVCIFAYGQTGAGKSYTMMGRQETDQQGIIPLLCEDLFTKISDSNNDNNMSYSVEVSYMEIYCERVRDLLNPKNKGNLRVREHPLMGPYVEDLSKLAVTSYNDIQDLMDSGNKARTVAATNMNETSSRSHAVFNIIFTQKKHDAESENTSEKVSKISLVDLAGSERADSTGAKGTRLKEGANINKSLTTLGKVISALAEQDSAPNKNKKKKKVESFIPYRDSVLTWLLRENLGGNSRTAMVAALSPADINYDETLSTLRYADRAKQIRCNAVINEDPNNRLVRELKEEVARLKDLLYAQGLGDIIENLCDYKNFVNDRQAVNQRGDLSTVTNAMTGMSPSPSLSAMSSRAASISNLHDRIFSPASEEAIERLKETEKIIAELNETWEEKLRRTEAIRMEREALLAEMGVAMREDGGTVGVFSPKKTPHLVNLNEDPLMSECLLYYIKDGITKVGRDDAKARQDIVLSGHFIRDEHCTFSSTTSPLGEGCVVLEPCDDAETYVNGKRVTSPTVLRSGNRIIMGKSHVFRFTDPEQARLERERTPCAETPVEPVDWAFAQRELLEKQGIDMKQEMEQRLQELEDQYRKEREEASILLEQQRLDYESKLEALQKQVDSRYLESPEEEEEPEEEVPWTQHETELALWAFRKWRFYQFTSLRDLLWGNAIFLKEANAISVELKKKVQFQFVLLTDTLYSPLPADLLPPSETKEREKRPFPRTIVAVEVQDQKNGATHYWTLEKLRQRLDLMREMYDRAAELPSSAVEDCDQALTGGDPFYDRFPWFRLVGRAFVYLSNLLYPVPLVHRVAIVSEKGEVKGFLRVAVQAISADEEAPDYGSGVRQSGTAKISFEDKQFEKFQTESCPSGSLSHSNTSQEELRIVEGEGQNVEIGISADEVNNNTCEASPENPPSPVKSSGYGLDLPLELSPEKALSHLKIGSNFTFRVTVLQASSISAEYADIFCQFNFIHRHDEAFSTEPLKNTGRGPPLGFYHVQNISVEVTKSFVEYIKTQPIVFEVFGHYQKQPFPPLCKDLISPLRPSRRQFPRVMPLSKPVPATKLSTLTRSAAGPCHSKYDLMVFFEICELEASGDYIPAVVDHRGGMPCHGTYLLHQGIQRRITVTIAHENGNDIEWKEVKELVIGRIRNTPEADETIIDPNILSLNILSSGYFWPKHDDNVSLGVDHRTFYRFEAAWDSSMHNSLLLNRVTPYGEKIYITLSAYLEMENCTQPTVITKDFCMVFYSRDTKLRASRSIRNLFSTGCFKPSESNRVTGVYEVTLCYVADNGSPGMQRRRRRVLDTSVAYVRGEENLAGWRPRSDSLILDHQWELEKLSLLQEVEKTRHYLLLREKLEATLLAGQDALYKGNDISDFAKSPVLSHSPASSPGLDSPNQRQRELAAKCLRLLMHTFNRDYSQVSSSASESKLSEISASLMREASVSTLSTLTPSSTCPSLIEGHFDIRHTEPSSGASSPDLDPFSPVDRKKSLKGCSFVPDIQEIRVSPIVSKKGYLHFLEPHASGWVKRYVVVRRPYVYLYRSEMDSVERAIINLSSAKVEYSEDKQTLLRTPNTFAVCTEHRGILLQANNDKEMHDWLYAFNPLLAGTIRSKLSRRKSLQSAPVAQRM